The genomic window GTCTGTGGGGTCTCTGCCCGGGCAATATTTCCACTAAGTTTTATTGAAATCCATTCAGTAATTTTACGAGTTATGCTGTTTACAGACAGAAAAATGGTGTCGGcctaaaggtcccatattatggaaaaactcacatttcccatgtttctacactattatggagggtttgggtcattatcaatccaaaaacagatcaataaaccacccagtcaatcctgcgtagttctgtaatcacccaCTGAAACGCGTCTGTCAGAAATCTTCgttaatgtgacgtcacattgttagaacgtgcacaatatgtgcgtgcacatgcatgcccATTCATTGCATGCAcccgctgtcctgcagcatccgtttgccATTtcgaccaaagactggcacagatatttcatacaagtgtctgggaactgcgtttacttgtggaaaaaagagtataatatgtgatctttaaaatgTTAGCCATTGCTGCTCTAAGCTAAACGATAGCATATAGTTGACATCCAACTCAAAACCACAGTAATGACCAATCTTtccacaaaatacaaataaagtgaATATTTTAAGTGGCTTGTCACTTAGAAGCCAAGTGATTCATGTTTCAATCTTATGCAGACATGCCGAAGTTGGCTGACAAATTAATCGAAAGGATCAGCTTGCACTTATAGCTAGGCCACGTTAGCATCAAAAGCATTTCAAGAATAAAACTCTGACCATACCTTTGATTAAAATAAGCTTTGTAGAGCGCAGAGCCCTGCCGACACCTCTGGGCACCGCGAGCGAAGTAAAAGGTATAGTTTAAGCTCTGAAAGACGAAATCAAACCATTCAGGACTGAATGCACTTCTCGTCGCCGTTAGCTCCGCTAGGTCGCCATGTTTACAACCGCGCGCAGGAGCGGAAGTGGAAATTATGTCATCAAAACGCGCCTCTGCTTGTATACGTATTAGAAATAAATTGTATATAAAgtttatatacataaatatactATACACGCCACTATGTATAGTGAACGCCActataacatttaaaataataaacactTTCAGTGGGCGCGGCTGGTTAACTTTGAAGGAACATCTGTGTCACGTTTTTTAATGTCTCttagagtgcttttctagttaattggtgcaaaattttatttaaatatacaaaACAAAGATGAATTAAAAATTATAGAGGCCAATTGTGACTCAAATATCATCTTCAGGAAGCAGCTGAGCAAGTGATCTCCTATATTCTCCACTAAGTAGGCCTAAAGACACCCACAAATATCCCCCTCAGATCTTTTATATTGAAACTGCAAAACTTCTAAAGATGAAAACCTTGCAGCAGCCAAACGCAAGGCTTTAAACACAGAGGAGTGACATGGAAAGATCAGACACTgtcctgggaaaaaaaataaaaaattaaaccCAGTAAGTAAAAGTCAATGGAGACAAATCCCACCTCAagtaaagagaagaagaagaaaaaactattAGAATAATGAATATAGATGAGAAGCAATGAAACGACAGAAGCAACCTCCACAAGAAGGAGCACAATCCACAGGTAATTATTACAGGGTGTGGTGCAGCTCAATGGCAgaggtggaggtttgtgctgcGTTTCTCTGGTAATCTGCACACTGAGGAGAGAGCTGTGTGCTAATGGAAGTGGGTGATGACCTTTTAGTTCAATCAAACAGAATCCACATTTCACTGGAGCAAACACCGCCTGTCTCTCTTCGCCGCACACAAACCAGAGCTCACTTCTACACCCCTCCCATCTCTCTTTGTGCTCATATTATGCTTACAATTTAAACCCTTTCTGTTATTTATGTCATAAAAATAGAGTACCGGTAAGAGTACCGGTAAAAATAGAGTACCGGTAAGAATTCAAGGATGCAAAGTACACAAGAACATTAATCATAACGCTGAATATAAAATGGAACACTCTGCTTAAACACGACTGCTACGACTGAGGGATCATTGCGTCATGTTTCAGAGACGTCATCACATTCATACTGAGTAGTCTGTCTCATGTTTTCCATGTGTGAAGTTGTAAGTTTGAAAGATGAGGTGATGTTTTTAATTTCCTCGTTCCGTGTGAAAGCAGCCAAACCGGTTTGACCTCACCCATGTTTTGacctatttttttaaataaaaaccgATTAACCTTTTAATATAATTCTGTCCATGTGAAACGTTGATATGAAGCGATACGGGGTTATCAATTAATTGCATTACCCTTCATTAATAGTTACTTTTTGATGCTAAAAAACCCCATATTTTTATTGAAGTGACATTTTGAATGCTGCACGGTGCTTTGCATTTTAGACCTTTACCCGACACAAGAATGAGGCTATGACTTTATACCAGGAATCCGTGATAACTTTCTCATGCTGTCATCTAGTAAAGAAAACGCTGGCATTCTTGCTGGAAATTGCCACACCTCAGTTTTGCTGGAAACAAACCCAggtgattctttgtttttgcgcttcttgatttacctcaacGACTGAGAAGTAAGAACCTTCACGGACACACCTCAGTTCACTGTTACTGTAAAGCCGCCTCCTTCTTTCTACAGAAAGAATTTGTTAAAACAAACTTCCTCATACAATTACCTGATTGTTGACTGTTGAGtgacagttgttgttgttgttgttgttgtttttactctTGTGCATTTAAATCTACAGGGAACAGTGTGAATTTGACAGCATGTAAGGGGCACTAATGTGTAGGAGCCGTAAAGGTGTGCGTCTCATGATTGGGAGAAGGAGGTGATGAAAAAGACAGCAAATCAGGAAATGATTGGTCTTGTGAGACAAATTGGAATGGGGCAGATTTGGAGTAAacacagtcggggggggggggggggggaacgacacCACCAGTGACCAACCCACTGAGGAGAACTGGGAAACGGGGCTAAGGAAAACACGATGGACCGGACTTTCCACTGTGATTGTAAGTAATATGAAGGGCTAAATGTGTCATTATAAAATAATCAGTGTTTTCGGGAAGTTCCATCCCTCTGATGCCAGGAACCGGCCTCTTTGTAATTTGCATATTTGGCACATCTTGACTATCTGCTCTTCAAACTTCACAAGCTATAGACTCAGACTAGACGTGTTCTCGTAGCAGCAGGAGCCCCGTCAGAAAAAAGTCTCATCTCTGCTAACACTGTGGGCTGTTCTATCCAGTCTCGAGTGGATTTCTGTCACCGCCAGTCAGACTGACCTCCGACCGAACCCGACCACCGACATCAGGACGAGGATTAATGCTACTTGATGCAGATCAAATACGCCCCAATAAAACTCAATGATTCTGAAAGTATACATGaacaataaaatcatttttaaataaaaaaaaggttagattaaaataaattcaaaaatatttttttgatttatttttccataaTTGCCAACACGTTGAACATGCCATGATCGTAATCCCACCACCAGTGAGTTTTAAAGATGAAGAATCTAtgtgttgaaactgtgagatGAAAacagtcgtccccccccccccaaaataaatcacaagGACAAATCATTCAGCTGCTTTCTGGGAGTTTTATTGTTGATCAATCACATTCAACATGATTCCGTTTCATCATCCAGTCCTCTGCAAGGATACGATTTAAACTAGTACTCAGTACCTAACAAACACTACATTAATAGTGAACTACAAATAAGTAAAGAAGCAGCAGCCATTAATAACACAGCAAATAGATGTTTGCATGAGGAGGAGCAGTTAAGGTCTTTGCTTGTCATGGCAAAAGATACCGGAAGCTAATTTTGAGAAAAGTTCTTCCTAACTGGACGTCTAATCTTCGTCCTCTATGCTATTCTTCCCAGCACTGTCCCCCCGGCGGCGAGTCATCTCCTCTTCCTTGTTCTGAAAGTAGCAAATTCTGCAGACCCGGAGTTTCTTTGTGGCGTGCATGTGCTTGATCAGCATTCTCTTCTTTGAACATGCGTTGCAGACCAAGAAGCCGCACTTCCTGCAGTGGTGTCGCCGCTTGGTCGCCGTGAAGATGCTGAAACAGCGCAAGCATTTGTGTGCAACTTGGTCTGGGATGAAGGCCACTGCGAAGGCGGGATTTTGGAGGCTgcctccctgcagcagcagcttttcctTGCAGAGACTGATGTGTTCAATCCaggcctccttctcctcctgggACTGGGCGGACACGAAGAAGGACTTGCGTGGCGTGCGGATCAGCCATTGTTTCGTCAATTCCGCATTGTCCTCCATGTAATCCATTTGGATGTCCTCTGAAAGTAAAGCATTCATAAATACatcaaaatgtttgcattggGTCAGAAGCAATACGCTGGTTTATGATCAATTATGTAAAAGGTGGAACTGTAACACTAAAGCAATGAAACGAGCCTATAGCTGCAGATCGATCGCTCACCCAGTGGAATGACGGTCAGCTTCTTGTGCAGGCGTCCGGACAGGACGATGCTGCCGTACACCAGAACGTCGTTGAAGAGGAAGAACACCTTGGTCTCGGGCTTTCGCCGACCCTGCTTCTTCAGACAGCCCTGTCCCACCAGGAAGCGACCCGGCCTGGACAGGGACTTCCCTGACGCACCAAACGATCTCTCCACTGCTTTAATTCTCTCAGAGTTCTGCTTATTCAGCGCTG from Brachionichthys hirsutus isolate HB-005 chromosome 16, CSIRO-AGI_Bhir_v1, whole genome shotgun sequence includes these protein-coding regions:
- the LOC137905901 gene encoding pleckstrin homology domain-containing family F member 2-like, whose amino-acid sequence is MDQSALNKQNSERIKAVERSFGASGKSLSRPGRFLVGQGCLKKQGRRKPETKVFFLFNDVLVYGSIVLSGRLHKKLTVIPLEDIQMDYMEDNAELTKQWLIRTPRKSFFVSAQSQEEKEAWIEHISLCKEKLLLQGGSLQNPAFAVAFIPDQVAHKCLRCFSIFTATKRRHHCRKCGFLVCNACSKKRMLIKHMHATKKLRVCRICYFQNKEEEMTRRRGDSAGKNSIEDED